gagggaggtgattccgtccatttcttgctaattgccgtaaaaaacggcccagaagatgcggcgccgcacaagactggcgcgctccaatcgaacctcttgtacaaaatggtgcgccaaaacgaatgaagccgtatcttccgggccgttttttacggcaattaggaagaaatggacggaatcaccctcctcttcgtagtctcccattctttatacgaatactccacctgaaatctgcaccagctcagattcgtggggtgatgcctttaacgaatgCGCAGCctcaaaaataaagcaataaacTAGCATGTCATCTGACGTGTCGAGTGGGAGCACTTTCACCCCTGTTCACAAGTGTGGACTGAGCTGGATGTAAAAGTTAACAAGTGTACAGAACCATTTATTTGTCTGAATGCTTCAAAAATATGCGccgaaaatagaagaaataaaagctcCAAAAAACTGCAATTCCTCAAATATGTATTTCCAAACCTAGCACGGCATTGTTGTAAAACAGTTAAGGGAATCCACGTTTGCTAGAAAGAATGAATCCATAAAATTAGAAAGTCCGAATGTTTGGCTCCTCATCATATACCGTCCATATCATATGTCGGTCGAGTGTGGAAAATGGAGAACCCGACAAAGCTCACTCGGAAGTTCTCTCATCTAAAGCGTTCATCTCTAAGCACGTCTAAACCTAAATGACATTTTACGGTGGTATTTCTTGaagtgtttctgtttttttttccttaaaagtCAGGAAACCATCAGTTTGAGTTATTCGATTTTACTTCCGTGATATATCCATGCTCTTTTCTCAACAAAGAAGCACCttctttaattcagaatttgGTCCAAACTTGATTTATGTAGTTAAactagattttttgaaatatttaagaaAGCCATTTCCGATAAATACTAACGGATTTTatcgttttgttcttttttatatcCGCTTCTACTCATTAGAAGAAAACATGAGTAAGACTTGATCCCTACTTCCTCCTACTATTTCGCTAACCTAAATCttagcacaaaaaaaacagtgtacCTAGATTAAGTAACGTGCTACTTCATCAGAGTGGTGCAAACATATTCCACCCTCTTGGATTTGGTACGAAATCTCAGGGCAGGAAAACGTACAACTCCACAACTAAAATCATTACGACGTTAATACAAGGCTGTCATTCCTGTACATTCACTAACGGACATAGAGGAGGGGGTCAGAGCGGCAGTATTCGTCTGAAGAGACACAGGAAGGTAATTACAGAGTGAAGCTTATCTCAAGAGGGATCTGTCGTTGCGGTAAGACGAAGAATGCGTGtgcggagaagaaaaaaagaggttttacTGATAGTGGTTAATCAATGGGATACGTTCGGCAATAAAATGAGGCAGTATGCAATGCGTTCAGCTCTAGCACTTCTAAAAACGAAAGCGAGCTTTCATGCCGAAGAAAATAGCCAATttaagttagtgtttttatgcgGTAAATTGCATGCGACGCTGCGAATTGGGTCTGTTTTTACAAGAATTCTTCGTAAACACTGCGGTTTCGTGCAGGAAACCGCAGTGTGCTCACTTTAATGAGCAGAATTAGTAGTAGATAGAAGATGAAGGTGACCGAAATTCGCAGTGCAGCATTTCCGGCTTCTGTTTCGATAGTGGTGGCAGTCGTAATTGGGTTATTGTCTGCGAATAAAGCGGTCCCAAGCCACAATCAAAGCTGCGACTCGTCGCTCGTCGTAAATGGATTTTAGCTTAAGGGCATGAAGAAACCACTGAAAAGACACATGTGTGTTTCTGGATGGTAGAAAACTACTATCGGAGTCGAATGATTAATTTGTGGGGATATCTTGTATACTCTTTTTAAGAAAGGCCTTTCCAGTTCTTCATTCTCACGcacagaaatgaaagaaatagagGAACACTCTGCAGAGAACAATTCATTGCTGTGTGGGAAACAGAGAAAAGCAATTAGTCTATGAACACCACATTACCTAAGTCCACATCATGAATTTCTCTTCAAGATTAGGACAATGAGAAAATCGCTCAAATTGTAAACTTCAGAACTGCGCCGTTGCCACCAACTGCAGTACGTGGCTGATTTTGCCGGAAGATAGCCCAAGTGTCTGGAATTATTGACGAGCAGATGACATCTCGCTATTAATACGTAACTCGCTTCTTACGTTGTTACCTATAGGAAATATAAAACTACtgttacaaaaagaaaaactgttgtATCATCGGATTCATGAACTCACACGAAATAGTAGGCATCTACATACCTTTACAACCTTAAAAACACtcggaaccaaaaaaaaagtgttgcagCTGAGTGTTAGTCTAGTCCAGACCTACTGTTTGAGACTAGAAGAAGCGAATCAAAATTGTATCACACAGACGTGTATTTTAGGGttaaaaggacatgaagcacgtactcaattgcgtacgcggcttctctcgaggcagTGAGGTGgaccgtagcggttaggagtgtaggggaacccttgctggcatcaccTATCGCTGCAGCTTGCGACTATCCCTACTCTGTTGCAACTGCTGCATCCACCGCGCTGTTTCGCGCGCGTAcgtaaatgcaccgcaactacactcgtggttcatgtcgttttgacgcgactataATTCGGAAAGGTCCTGAACTCACAATCACAGCTGACCTGTCGCCTATTTCTCAACGAGTTCATTCAAAGTGAATATTTGTTGGAAATTTTGTGTAATACTAAATTGTATTGGAGCAGTACGCATCACAAAGTGTCCACTGACAACACATGCTGcgctgctttaaaggcatcatcccacgaatctggggtggtgcgggtttcaggtgggttatgcctatacggagtcgtagattgtggggaagagggtgattcggtccatttcttcctaattcccgttaaaaaaaaaacggctcgggaGATGctgcacgtgcacaaggctggcgcgctccaatcgaactcattgtagaaaagatacttccgctcatctctccctaaatatcgtaaaaaaacagcgtggaggACAGatctttttacgacgatttcactTGCAACGCGACGCTCTTGTGCCGGCGCAGCTTCCAGATGCGAGGAGCGGAAGAttagtgatgtcttctcaccgtCCTATTCAAGTGACGCCAATGAATAGGATGCTAGTGGGATTGGAATGTGTCCATAGAGGAGCGCTCTAACGTACATACGTTAATTAAAAAGGAACTAAAACGGTTCTCACTATATAAGGTCTATGATTCAAACACAGTTTGTGTTCCATGCTTACAGTAACTGAGTAGTGCAGGATTTCTCGCACCTTTCCTTAGAGCAAACTgccattttcttcacttcgCGGATGTATCAAACCCATCTAGATTCGGTTTGGCTGCTATGGTAATCAAAGGATTCCACCATGTATGTACTATCCTGAAACGAGCCCAAAGCGTGGCACCTCCACCTACGTTCTGGctttctttacatttttcttaacCTTAACCACAGTTCTCCAACTTTTTCCGACTCAACCAAGTTCTGAAACTGAATGTCTGTTGTGGAAACAAACCAACTCAGTTTCCCAATTGTTCTCTCCTACAACAGCAAATCCGTCCCCTCAGACATCAAGAAATTGTGCTCGTTGATAGAGCAAGCAGAAGCAGTTCAATGTCAAAGAGCCTCCAGAATACTGTACGGCGTAAGAAGAACTGAGGAAGTTCTGAAATGTTAAGTGAAACGACGATCCTTCGCAGTTAATcgcaactttttgaaaaacaaccgAAAAACATCCCATCCCGCGTTTGTGGCAGTGACTAACGCTTATCGGCAGGTTTTTGATGGGATGAAGTCGACCAGTCCGATCGGATTGTCAAAGGTAAGAAGAGACTAAGATTCTGCAACCAGACAGAACAAAAATGTGCTACGCTGCGCTAGGAAGCTGGACTTCCCTTCCAGCAATTCATCACCCAGCGTCCCTTTGAAGAGTAACAATTCCCAACGTGATGCTTCACTTGCTTGCGAAGATCCTCAACCCCATAGGGCCCTCAACATACGAAAGGGCGGCCGACGCAGCACACAAGACCCGCGCTTCTTTTCCCTCCGCGGTAAGGACCGTCGTGTCACCGTGCCACTGACAAGACGATTTATCCCGCCGGGCCGCCACCGTAATCACACTTAGGCGTCAAGTAAAATATATCTGCCTAAACATGATATTTGACGGCAGGGTGGACCTGGCGATGAGTTAGTAAATACGTTACATTTTCTAGAGAAAAGTATGACAGTAAGCGTTGGTTATTATCTTTGTGCATATTATAAGTGACATTGTTGCTAAGCATAATCAAGAGAACTCTTCTTATTGCGATTGAGCACGAACATCAAATCACTCCCAGCTCGTAGTGATACCTAGGTTTTCCTTctaccttcttttctttttcattccattttattCGTACCAACTTTTCCTGGTATTTGCTTCGTTTATTTTAATGCATTggttctgaaaaagaaagactgTTGAAGAAATGTCCAGCAAGAAGAAGCAGCAAGTATACAGTACGTGCGAGAAATGTGGATGCACCCTTTTGGTAAAAGATGTTCAACGGCACAATGACGTGTGTTcttctccacctgaagtctGGGAGGTACGTAATTGCTCGAGCCGTTAGGTTTAGTTTGCTCGAAGTTTTAGTAACGTCCAATTCTTGACGTTTCGTTTACTTGAGTATTACCTTTCAAGCGAATGCTAAGAAAGTCATTTCCTGCATGAGCGAATCGACTCTTTTCCAGATGTCGTTTATCAAACAGCGCTGCTTAATGAAAGGGTTTGTGGTACAACTCGAGAAGTGGGAAGAATTCTTGCCTCCTAACGCTAGCGGATGGCTTCGAAGGCACTCTGTATTCATTCACCCTCAAGCTATGGAGATACTTGGGGTAACACCAAGGCAACCTGTACGTGTCAGCACGCCATTTAAAGAATATGTAGGAGTTCTATGGCCATGCAAAGAGGTACTTTCTATTTTCGTGTATCAAGAACTATTCCGAGTATTGTCACAGTTTGGCCGTTATGGATATTCAGTTAGGAGCAATGCGCCTgtcactttctgaagaaactCCACCATGGGAGAAACTTGCATCCATTACACCGGTTTGGAACAGCACTCCTCTTCGCAGCATTTCTGTCTCTTTGAAGCCATTCTATTCAACATCCTCTGATTCGCTCAGAGACTACCTTCAGGTAAGCATGCTAACCGGTAGTCTGGAGtaaaatgttttgattttcaaaGTTGTCTTGAGGTTAACGTAGTTCTATGTATGGTCTGTCATAGTTTTTACTAGTCATGGCACGTCGAAACCATCTCTTAAAAAATGCACACTTTCTGCTAGTATCTCGACAGTTTCACAAGGAAATGATTtttcatttagaaaataaaactgatAAGACGCATGCACAAAAATGCACCCGCAGTCGTCGCGTAACCTATAGCAgtgtcaaagcgacatgaagcacgcacgtgattgcgtacgcggcttctctcgaggcgcttcggaggagcgcagcggctataagcgtggtgaaacccttgctggcacctatcgctgcagtttgcgacggtcccaactcggttccaactgccgcctccaccgcgccgttacgagcacgtacgcaaatgcaccgcaactacactggtgattcatgtcgttttgacccgactatattatGTCGGTTTTACGCGTTACATCCTCGGTGAAGATCATAAATGCGATAATCGAAGCCGGTGCtgggacccccttcacttttgaacggttccGAAGAgatcccttcacttttggaaggGATCCTCATTACTTGAGCCGCACCTCTTGAGctagaccctcttcacttgaAGAGGGTCcgtctcctccctatcgcactaTGGCAAAGATAAATACTGGCGCCTTCTAGTTCAGtgctcattaaaggcatcaccccacgaatctgaggtggtacggatttcaggtggagtattcgtatacgggatcgtagtttatggagagaagggtgattccgtccattttttcctgattgccgtagaaaatggcccggaagatacggcttcgagcgttccggcgcactattttctataaggagttcgattggggcgcgccagccttgtgcacgcgccgcatcttctggccgccgtttttttttacagcaattgggaagaaatggacgtaatcacacccctctccataacctattatcctgtgtacgaatactccacctgaaatccgtaccacctcagattcgtagggtgatgtctttaaaggtgcaagtgatgaggatctctTCGCAACTGACCAAAAGTGATGGTGGAAGCAACGGCTCTGACTATCGCATGAATGCGGGAAAGAAGAGTTTTGAGGGGTTTATCGTTCTTCACTCTATCCGTTATCGCCTCATCGATTGGCAGTACAAAGAGGCAAGGTACCACTAGAACATGATGCGCCAGGCCGTTCGTTTGTTGTTCGTCATAACACGTGCAATTTGAAGGTTTCCCAAATTCAGTTACATTtgtaattgcttttttttttactgaaggCATATCTGACAAATGCATACATTCAACCGGGTGTTGCGATTACAATCAACTACTACGGGAAAGTTATCGAAGTCATCCCAAACACTCCTATTGAACTATCTCTGAAAAAATTATCGATGGAGGAAGGCGAATTAGAGGTAGAGTTAGCTTAATCGTgttggctgttttttttttcgtgtcgTAAATAATTCTTTCCAGTCAGATGATGTCATTTTTGTCACTGATGGATGTACGCTTTGTATATCAGAGTCAAGTAGTGAGTATTCTGTGCCACTAGATGGAATGCGCATACTGTCATCCATTGGGGGCATGCATACTGCAAAAAAGACGCTGATGGACTTCGTCGTAAGACCATTCCTGAagtattcttttctttgtgattCCTCAGGTATTAAACGTTGTATTTGAGGTATTATCGATGTTTCAGAGATAGAACATGCTGCTCTGTTCTCTTGTGGGGCCTACCGGGTAGTGGCAAGACTCTTCTTCTTTCGTCAATTTCGAAATCTTTCGGAGAATCCGCTTCTTACTACAAGGTACTTTAACTAGTATTCTCTTGTGGTCATGTGCATAATCACATTTTCTGACACTagaaaaaatgcataaaataatttttatttgcgCTGTCATTTTCTCACTCACATAAACACGAATGTGTATTTTACTGTTTAGTGAGTTAATTAGGAAAGAAGAACTAGTTAAGCAGCACAATGAACAGAATGGTCTAGGAAAAGTCACTCTACTTCTGACAATAAGAGCTGGTTTTCATTGACATAAGCAAGAGTCGCGACACCGGCTGAACATAATCCCCATTAACGTCAATACATCTGCGGAAATAACAGTATCATTGAAAGAGAGTAATTGTATTTGGCGtcggctacttttttttttggccgaTCTGTTTAAAGACATATTATTGCCTGACGTATATTATTGCAGTCAATGGATGAACTGTACGAGAAGTATGCGCTCATTCCAGCTCAAAATATTGTTATTCTGGATTGGCCTCAAGTTGATAAAGATCATAAGGGTTTCGCCAAATTAATGCAGTTAGTTGATGACCACCCGGTGAGTTAAATTCTTTTCTATAATATACTATGCTATACTGATCTTGCATGCCATTGATTACATTGGTCACATGTTCTGAGGGTTCTGAGGGGACAAAGAGTTGTTGACTTAAATTTTAACAAATCCGTTTCTTCTCAGCaaatgaaagagaatttttttttatccgaaTGATCCAGTTAGGCCGCATTTGCTTAAGGAAATATCCAAGCGAAAGAAATTGTTGTGCTTCTGTGTAGAAATTGTagcatttctcttttttttcataaattgcctcatttctatttctgtttgGCGGGTcctttctcttatttctctttcttttgttgtttgcaGTAATAGCTGCAGTAATGGTTTTGATCTTGCGAGTAGCCAATATCCCTTGCATCAGAGAGCTCAGCATTTAGTTACACCACCCTcatacaatttttatttcttgttcagtttttgttcttttccatcctcTGTATGCACATCGCACTCTTCCTTATCCTACATAGTCATATCACCACACACGCGTTAGTCGGAGCCGGTACTCCGACTCCCCTCACTTTTGAACTCTTGGCGAAGGGATCTCAGAGTAAAATGTAGTAGgggaaaggggggggggggggggggactcTGATGCACCCAAACCGAACTGTATCTGGAGTGACCATTTAAAGAGAATCGTGGTGGGTACTTCGACTGTGCCAGTACTGCAGCTGCACTCGGAGCGCGAAAAACGTCACGGAACACAATTGAGTAGCTgagtcagtcggggccctaagacctaagcaacagtcttagaggatccacaACATGTAAGTTGAAGCTACTAAATAAAAAGGAAGCCAGAActggaactactactgttttaactttaccaaatcTTCTAAACAAGGGAAAAATACTACTTCCGGACGatctgttttacttttttttcttagtaactttaccTTACGTgacatagatcctctaagagtaatgcttaggtcttagggccccgactgatttagttatttaattCCAGAAACAAGGGCGCCACAGAGTGGTCATCCCCAACTACGTTTTACTCCGAACAAGTTTACGAGAAATAACTAACCAAGTCATATCATGttttacttccaaaaaaaaaaaccgaaaatgaaTTCTATAGCAGTCCATGATCACTAAACATGCATGCAATAACctttattcacacattttcgatttgtattcgcaagTTGGTGGCCCTAAGGAGGGCCGTTGGGTTAGCCTTTATGAAGGCTGTTCACATTCGTCTGCTTCGCGACTTTAACTGGACTTCCGCAGTTGGGGCAAAGTCGCTCCTTCCACAGCAATCCAGATCAGCGAGTTATTCGTGTCAGCAAGTTAGAGGCACTATTAAGCAAATGGAATGATTTAACGAAAACGGTTAACGTGTTCTATGGACGTCTTTGTGCTTTGGTGCTCCATTGCCTTTTTCGCGTTATGGGTGGGAGTACAGTACTGTCACAGTAGAAGTTCCCGCCACGATTCTCTTCAAACAGTCGCTCCGAATACAGTGGGAACGCAGTTCGATTTGGGTGCGTCAGAgtccccccaactacattttacctggGATATCTCAtccacttttggacggttcgCCAAAGACCTCCACTTCTGTGCGGTTGGCGAAACAATCCTCATCACTCGAGCCGTACTCTACCAGCTAGACATTCCTTCACTTTAGGAAGGTCCGGCTCCACCTATACACCTCACCGAAATAGACAAATAGTCTTCAACGCAACTCTGTCCTTGACTTAACCGAGTAGCAATGCTAactgtatttttgtttttgtgatctTGGTAATGAAagttcaggtttttttttctattttattgtcAACTCCTTTGGTATTTCAGTGTGCCGGAGTGATACTTTCCATTCGTTCAGCAGATGATCTGGATCTTGGCATTAGGGTACGATTTCCAGTAGAAgtatgtggttttttttctactcttttcttttttttacatattgcTCTTCTTTCTGATCCTGTAGTGATTCGAGGTCGAAGTCGACGTACCGAGTGAAGAGGAGCGGCTCGAGATTCTTCGTTCATTGACTGGTCGACCCCCGGATTATGACCTCGTGGAATTAGCAAAGTGGGATTCgctttatttatcatttacaTCGCAGTGTAGAGGCACAGCCCTACATCGCTTTAACTTAGAGATTACAAAAGTGAAGCAAACCAATCTTAAAAGCAGGGCAAAACACCATATTTTCTCAAACTTACAAAGATTACCATCCAACGCGCATCTGTATATAACCTGTCTCACCTAAAATGCAGAGTATTTGACACTAGGTCGGCTTCCAAGTGTGAATGATAGGAGAGAAGCTTAGGCCTAGTGTGTCATAAATTTACTAAGAAACTCAATTATAATTCGTACCACTTCACTTGCACCCTTAGAAAAAACACTTGTAGACATTTTGGACAAGATCTCAAGTACATGAAAGCTTTAtgatattaattatatttaatttacaCGTTGAAAAGAGTAGTTTCCGTCAAAACTGTGTTTATGTAGGCGAACGCACGGTTTCACGGGAGGTGATCTGAAATCGATTGTTACTGCAGCCCGCTTCACTGAAGGAACTTCCGAAAGTGAGAGACTAGAGAATGCACGTAAACGTGTACGACCGACTGGTATTCGTCAGTTCATTCTTGAGGTATTCGGGTCGGGACCAAAGGCCTGgcacaaatataaaatatcttTATCTTAAGTTATGTGGTTTGAAATCAACGCATATCGTCCATATGATCAGTATATCTGAGAATGTGTtaacaaacaaatcaatattCTTTTCATTGTGTGAAGATAGTGACGTTTTGAATGCGGAGACTTCGCTCGAACCTATTTTGCGAGTCCACCACTTAGATATTTTTCATTGGTTTCTCTACGgctgagaaaatttcttctcaatcaTTTATCGTTTTAAACGGTTTACACAGGTGCCTCACGTCCGCTGGGACGACATTGGAGGAAATGAAGAGTTGAAGCTTGAGATTCAGCAGGTATTTTATagttaattttcctttttttatgatttttggttttaaatgatttttcaatcatttcttcttctttcaggCTGTGATTTGGCCTCGACAACACAAAGATGCTTTTGAACGATTCGGCATTGATCCACCATCAGGTAGTTTATCATCTATTCTAGAAGATCTGCTTCTGTTTTATTCCAGTCAAATCATTAAGGTATTCTTCTCTACGGTCCACCTGGGTGCAGCAAAACATTAGTGGCACGAGCTCTTGCTAGTGAATCGAAGATGAATTTCCTTGCAGTGAAAGGACCAGAGTTATTCAGTAAATGGGTCGGAGAGTCTGAGAAGGCGATACGGGATCTGTTCACTAGAGCTAGACAGGTGTGCACTGCTTATTCCATTGAGTTTTCTTATGGTTCCTTGAATTTTCAGGTGGCTCCCACCATAGTATTTTTCGATGAGATTGATGCTGTTGGAGCTTCGCGAGGTTCAGAAAAGAGTTCAGGTTTCGTACAGAAATTTATTCTTGCCTAATAAAATGTTcaaataaaagatgaagaaactCCGACCAAGAATTACCCTTAATGTTTAGGGGTATCTGACCGTGTATTAGCACAATTACTTACCGAATTAGATGGTCTTGAGAAACAGAGTGGTGTGCTTTTACTCGCTGCTACAAATCGACCAGACCAATTGGATAGTGCGTTGCTTAGACCAGGTaagttttttacttttaccgGTAATAACAATACGTCATGTACGCAGATTCAAGTAATTCAAACAAAATCATGTCTGTCTTATACGTTCAGCGGTGGTTTTGCATCATTTTAATTTCCAGGTAGACTAGATCGCGCAATTTATGTTGGTCTTCCAAACTCGGAGACAAGACGAGCGATAATCAAAATGCGGACATCGCGTATGCTTTTACAACCTGACATAGTTGAGAAGCTCGTTGATAAAACCAGAGGTGAGTTGGGTTTGGTATATTGTTGCTTTCACGAGATTTCCTGGGTAacagatcttttttctttctctggaTAGACACGACGCTGGTGCAAATAAAAGTGGTCAATAAGCAACTTCACCGTTTTAAAGTCGGTATCCGTAAGTATAAGTCACCTAGGTTCTGATACTAAGATTGATCGTCTGAGGTTTTATTATCCTCATATAGGCGTATTAACAGCTCTACAATTTGTTGGCGTTGAATGATCAGGTTTCTACGAAAGATCAAGACAACCATACTACGTAgtatctttttattctttatttttgtggatgaTAAAAGCACTACATTAGAGTAAATGACCTCTAATCTTTAACCAGTCTTgcgaaaaacaattttagtgGATTTGAGTGCAGTGTTATGTTCATGCTGCTAAGGACTACGAAATTTATCAAGGTGAAGTAGATATTTCTACCAGCAAAAATTAATTCTGTTGTGTTTCCTTGCAAAATCAGTGCTAGTAGGTGGTTAGCGATACTAGCTTATGGCATTTATTTACGATCACTACTACTCCACTGTGTTCGGCTTTTCATAATCAACAATGGCGTGGAAGTGAGAAAACTGTATAATTACACAAATAACATTTTGCCACCATAAAAATTGCAGCCAGATGTTTGGAAATATGATTAGCATAAGTAATAGTTTATTTCGTGGAAAGTTCTGCTCATAGGCTACTCTGGTGCCGAACTTGTGGCGGTATGTCGACAAGCAGCTCTTCTGGCCATGCGAGAAAATATCGCGGCGACCACTGTGAAATGGACTCATTTCGAAGAAACACTAGAGACGATTGTACCACGAACTGAGCCGCACATGCTAGAGGCCTACGAACGCTTCAGACGGGGTGTAATTTAATCTGATCAAAAATATTTAGGCAGCTAAACTTCTGCCATGTTTTATCATTATCTTGCAAgtcacatttattcatttactttcTTGTTATTCATGAAAGACATTGTTATACTTTGTTCTTGTTATAAATTGATTTCATACTCTTGACATATTATCCAGCTTTATGGTTGTTGAGTAGCTGACGCtgatgaagaagaattccCCATGATTATCAAGTTATCCAGACTAGACTAGACCATGGGATACTCTAAAGTTGAATACTATAGTCCGGTACCCCTCTCACGTTCCTCTACATCTGGGTTTATCCATACCTTCTGGCAACTTTGCACAGATTTCAGCTTTAGATGCGGCTAAGCTTTTAAAACTTCGATGCTACACTCTGTTTGGTCTCTTGGAGGTAGGTACAAAATATGGAGCTGACTGTATAGCGTGATTCATGTGTACTGAGTACTCTACCACTGATATGAGATATGCATACGAAATGTGGAATTATGATTGAGTCACTTCTCTCACAATAGGAAATCACTTTTTACAAGTACAATACAACATGTACggtttatttcaagaaaaaagcaacCAGTTAATCCTCATTGGATTTCTTCCCACTTTGCTGACTTGCTAATCAGCCAGTAATTTACTTACACTCGTATTATTATTCTGCACGTAGTCATCCTTTAGTAACTGAGATTAAGAGTGTCCTATTCGTGCAATC
The Necator americanus strain Aroian chromosome I, whole genome shotgun sequence genome window above contains:
- a CDS encoding hypothetical protein (NECATOR_CHRI.G2593.T1); this encodes MSSKKKQQVYSTCEKCGCTLLVKDVQRHNDVCSSPPEVWEMSFIKQRCLMKGFVVQLEKWEEFLPPNASGWLRRHSVFIHPQAMEILGVTPRQPVRVSTPFKEYVGVLWPCKELGAMRLSLSEETPPWEKLASITPVWNSTPLRSISVSLKPFYSTSSDSLRDYLQAYLTNAYIQPGVAITINYYGKVIEVIPNTPIELSLKKLSMEEGELESDDVIFVTDGCTLCISESSSEYSVPLDGMRILSSIGGMHTAKKTLMDFVVRPFLKDRTCCSVLLWGLPGSGKTLLLSSISKSFGESASYYKSMDELYEKYALIPAQNIVILDWPQVDKDHKGFAKLMQLVDDHPCAGVILSIRSADDLDLGIRVRFPVEVEVDVPSEEERLEILRSLTGRPPDYDLVELAKRTHGFTGGDLKSIVTAARFTEGTSESERLENARKRVRPTGIRQFILEVPHVRWDDIGGNEELKLEIQQAVIWPRQHKDAFERFGIDPPSGILLYGPPGCSKTLVARALASESKMNFLAVKGPELFSKWVGESEKAIRDLFTRARQVAPTIVFFDEIDAVGASRGSEKSSGVSDRVLAQLLTELDGLEKQSGVLLLAATNRPDQLDSALLRPGRLDRAIYVGLPNSETRRAIIKMRTSRMLLQPDIVEKLVDKTRDTTLVQIKVVNKQLHRFKVGIRYSGAELVAVCRQAALLAMRENIAATTVKWTHFEETLETIVPRTEPHMLEAYERFRRGVI
- a CDS encoding hypothetical protein (NECATOR_CHRI.G2593.T2) translates to MSSKKKQQVYSTCEKCGCTLLVKDVQRHNDVCSSPPEVWEMSFIKQRCLMKGFVVQLEKWEEFLPPNASGWLRRHSVFIHPQAMEILGVTPRQPVRVSTPFKEYVGVLWPCKELGAMRLSLSEETPPWEKLASITPVWNSTPLRSISVSLKPFYSTSSDSLRDYLQAYLTNAYIQPGVAITINYYGKVIEVIPNTPIELSLKKLSMEEGELESDDVIFVTDGCTLCISESSSEYSVPLDGMRILSSIGGMHTAKKTLMDFVVRPFLKDRTCCSVLLWGLPGSGKTLLLSSISKSFGESASYYKSMDELYEKYALIPAQNIVILDWPQVDKDHKGFAKLMQLVDDHPCAGVILSIRSADDLDLGIRVRFPVEVEVDVPSEEERLEILRSLTGRPPDYDLVELAKRTHGFTGGDLKSIVTAARFTEGTSESERLENARKRVRPTGIRQFILEVPHVRWDDIGGNEELKLEIQQAVIWPRQHKDAFERFGIDPPSGILLYGPPGCSKTLVARALASESKMNFLAVKGPELFSKWVGESEKAIRDLFTRARQVAPTIVFFDEIDAVGASRGSEKSSGVSDRVLAQLLTELDGLEKQSGVLLLAATNRPDQLDSALLRPGRLDRAIYVGLPNSETRRAIIKMRTSRMLLQPDIVEKLVDKTRGYSGAELVAVCRQAALLAMRENIAATTVKWTHFEETLETIVPRTEPHMLEAYERFRRGVI